In Myxococcales bacterium, the following proteins share a genomic window:
- a CDS encoding MotA/TolQ/ExbB proton channel family protein, whose product MGALQVISTAFDHGGWMMWIILLSLAAIVAITVERSVYLMKSTVDKDKLLSLLKSQVSSGNVQGAIKVCSGNPTPITRIVQAGLIKFNKSDDEVQAAMDEAALRELPKINARTPYLAMLANFAVMAGLFGTVIGMIGAFASVGGDAGSKAGELAGHISEALNCTAFGIGSSLVGLLGYSFLQGKTTAIVDDINEVTVQVVNLVTNNRGQMQG is encoded by the coding sequence ATGGGAGCACTTCAAGTTATTTCAACAGCATTTGATCACGGCGGATGGATGATGTGGATCATCCTCCTTTCGTTGGCGGCGATCGTCGCGATCACCGTCGAGCGCAGCGTGTACCTGATGAAATCCACCGTCGACAAGGACAAGCTGCTCTCGCTGCTTAAGAGCCAGGTCTCGAGCGGCAACGTGCAAGGCGCGATCAAGGTTTGCTCGGGCAACCCAACGCCAATTACGCGCATCGTGCAAGCCGGCCTTATTAAGTTCAACAAGAGCGACGACGAAGTCCAGGCCGCCATGGACGAAGCCGCGTTGCGCGAGTTGCCAAAAATCAACGCCCGCACCCCTTACCTGGCCATGCTCGCCAACTTCGCCGTTATGGCGGGTCTCTTCGGCACGGTCATCGGGATGATCGGCGCGTTTGCCTCGGTCGGCGGCGACGCCGGCAGCAAGGCAGGCGAGCTCGCCGGTCACATTTCCGAAGCGCTCAACTGCACCGCGTTCGGCATTGGCTCGTCGCTGGTCGGTCTGCTCGGCTACTCGTTCCTCCAAGGCAAGACCACCGCGATTGTCGACGACATCAACGAAGTGACCGTGCAAGTGGTGAATCTCGTCACCAACAACCGCGGCCAAATGCAAGGCTAG
- a CDS encoding biopolymer transporter ExbD, which produces MPVHSPGPRLYSSVPFDHLVKHTGAGQTRASNVSLNLTPFVDMMTILVTFLLIVFSASGEIIKSQRGLTLPTAVTKAALQTAPIVMITQNELTLNGKLIAPVENIVADDSSPMIDLLKEPLEAEAKRIKDDVDNGRINDVLKKACEAIASGKRPEFFCPEGLVILQADEGTDARLVNKVIVTMRVSGFNNILFAVKGK; this is translated from the coding sequence ATGCCAGTTCATTCACCCGGCCCACGCCTCTATTCTTCGGTGCCGTTTGACCACTTGGTCAAGCACACCGGCGCCGGGCAGACCCGCGCCAGCAACGTCTCGCTTAACCTGACGCCGTTTGTCGACATGATGACCATCTTGGTCACGTTTCTGCTCATCGTGTTTTCGGCCAGCGGCGAAATCATTAAGTCGCAGCGCGGCCTGACCTTGCCTACGGCGGTCACCAAGGCGGCGCTGCAAACCGCGCCGATCGTCATGATCACGCAAAACGAGCTTACGCTCAACGGCAAGCTCATTGCGCCGGTCGAGAACATCGTCGCCGACGATTCCTCGCCCATGATTGACCTGCTCAAGGAGCCGCTCGAGGCCGAGGCCAAGCGCATCAAAGATGATGTCGACAACGGCCGCATCAACGACGTCCTGAAGAAGGCCTGTGAAGCCATCGCCTCGGGCAAGCGCCCCGAATTTTTCTGTCCCGAAGGCCTCGTGATCTTGCAAGCCGACGAGGGCACCGATGCGCGCCTCGTCAACAAGGTGATCGTGACGATGCGAGTTTCTGGTTTTAACAACATCCTGTTTGCCGTCAAAGGCAAATAG
- a CDS encoding protein kinase gives MAGLNVPLQGAFTGRRCGDFVLREQIGEGGFGAVYRAEQQMLNREAVIKISLADTLKDQERVGKFLQEARIASRIDHPFAAHVYAFGAETDGFLWIAMELVRGTSLAELLASGSLPLGRAVPLLTRLCEVVHTLHEQGIIHRDIKPDNVMVISRSGTMFPKLLDLGIASEASASQPRGASSTATGLVAAGTPLYMAPEQWVTGAPITPATDVYGLGALTYEVLTGAPPFNGTSVMDVARQHARAQPKPLPDLFARDLAAAVYKALAKRPAERFQSALAYGEAIRDASGLSIEAVGLPQLDPATRDEVVMSAPQPIAESLAAMEAARTPAQLRAALWDVVTVIAAYVGNVALAIRQRSQGRVGDAPQVTSFLQALVQGSLATEQWWSLTRELVRPFAGKPTLYPIPELVELFFEQGVEVHSAMDAMLASRRLNPPASASADELRTFLVGAVQLCGRALRALRFLHSYTLVVAHQGIAEEWMGVRRPIRLEASVAGTLEAEVSLIGINGGFVCNLDPVAGCAAPSPGAPRELFWLAGGIHGSARLLALPGALELRRDDVWRQHQLNAESEAHNPIHAADAVPYLGLQTFTADQAHLYFGREAEVIGFINRLRGRRWIAVVGPSGSGKSSFIQAGVMPNLSEAGDVVVMRPGPQPLQVLSHALAQVGVDIAAKAMDEAPSALLSALRKRASTRPLLLIVDQFEELVTQCLDDAHRVAFAKAIVAISEDDASGGTVIVTLRDDFLLRVAQISTLRDRLATSLHLVTTPSADDLRRILTEPARRFGYAFEDEELVAEIARDVEQQSAALALLSFTASQLWQFRDKHFHRLTRAAYQALGGVGGALAHHAESVMASLNADEARVVREVFRHLVTAAGTRASLSRSELLDVTGGGEAAERVIESLIAARLLVAQEDGAERERIEVIHEALLAAWPRLVAWRHEDAESARLRDQLRVAAKQWQERGRNRSLLWRGDALTEYRLWRARYPGQVTQIEQQFANESLADAARVARIRRALLATLLIAMTITTIVFARLRSTAETNRARVSRGLTQNYVEQGRRAALAGDVASSLLFFGAARLRNSPDAGLAYMLTRATDSLRAEVTTLDGGAAKIFAIRYSPDSTSLLTASGDGTIRIVDAATHQLRSQLGTPQEAGRIVATWIDNDRIIVGSRDGTLRLWDVANREVVASDTSHKEELFEIQWNPLSRSAITISQDKTVRRWQPDSSSSTLLYHDPTKSDIPVAVAVSPTTGLCAIGFASVAADRGEVMLVPLVGPTRRLAGRHGAVQTMAFNQLGTRLATADMDGVVTVLDPQTLTIVEILTGHDGSVGSLAFSRDSTRLLSGSVDQTIRSWELGRNNVQVLRGHVASVSYVRFSSDDSYFVSSDDGGAIRVWETARGLLVATQLHGGLITDAAMSPLTAQYATASSLGTVKFWRLEAADLLRTVPPAANSDDNEQRPEISTAGVLYRAIDDGVMAWNLATGAVASIDTDANAPGRIALLDGGQTLVHWSPTGVASLFATADLSKRKDIAERLGAVTLLKSSPQGDRFVVGTADGTLRWYGAAGTLLATSRTGGAPMDGGWSADGSRLLISSGKTAALTVVLYDAVSHAPITTLPELWRVAKLAPNGAFIIAIKRGDPTATLWGSDGTLRHSMRQTERVEQIAITPQSDKVIFGLLDGNAAVWGVNSGNLIRVLGGHGTRVADTIITPDGARAYCLNDRGEVRAWELTTYKQIALLSVDRSSIWLIPSPLEDYLVTLNADQRLDRHWLRLRPASEITSAFVEHAVCKLPAAVREGLDLGEENPLRNACGAVPSTSTPPSTSAASN, from the coding sequence ATGGCCGGCCTTAACGTCCCTCTCCAGGGCGCCTTCACGGGTCGACGCTGTGGCGACTTTGTCTTGCGCGAGCAAATTGGCGAAGGTGGCTTTGGCGCGGTGTATCGCGCCGAGCAGCAAATGCTCAACCGCGAAGCCGTCATTAAGATCTCACTTGCCGACACGCTGAAAGACCAAGAACGCGTCGGAAAATTTCTCCAAGAGGCCCGCATCGCCTCCCGCATCGATCACCCCTTCGCCGCCCACGTGTATGCCTTTGGCGCCGAGACCGACGGCTTCCTGTGGATTGCCATGGAGCTGGTGCGCGGCACGTCGTTGGCCGAGCTGCTGGCAAGCGGCAGCCTGCCGCTAGGGCGCGCCGTGCCACTACTGACCCGCCTGTGTGAAGTCGTGCATACGCTGCATGAGCAGGGCATTATCCATCGCGACATCAAGCCCGACAACGTGATGGTCATTTCGCGCTCGGGCACGATGTTTCCCAAGCTGCTCGATCTGGGCATCGCCAGCGAGGCTAGCGCGTCGCAACCACGGGGTGCTTCATCCACCGCGACGGGGCTAGTAGCCGCGGGTACGCCACTGTACATGGCCCCGGAACAATGGGTGACTGGCGCGCCAATTACCCCAGCAACCGATGTCTATGGCCTCGGCGCACTCACTTATGAGGTCCTAACCGGCGCGCCGCCGTTTAACGGCACGTCGGTGATGGACGTGGCACGCCAGCATGCGCGCGCTCAACCCAAACCCCTACCCGACCTCTTCGCCCGAGATCTCGCGGCTGCCGTCTATAAGGCCCTTGCCAAGCGTCCCGCGGAGCGTTTCCAATCGGCATTGGCATACGGCGAGGCCATCCGCGATGCTTCGGGGCTTTCGATCGAAGCCGTCGGCTTGCCTCAGCTCGATCCCGCGACACGCGACGAAGTGGTGATGAGCGCGCCGCAGCCCATTGCCGAAAGCCTCGCGGCAATGGAAGCTGCGCGCACCCCGGCCCAGCTGCGGGCAGCGCTGTGGGACGTCGTCACCGTCATCGCTGCCTACGTCGGCAACGTTGCCTTGGCCATTCGGCAACGCTCGCAAGGCCGCGTTGGCGACGCGCCCCAGGTGACGTCTTTTTTGCAAGCCTTGGTGCAAGGTTCACTGGCAACCGAGCAATGGTGGTCGCTCACCCGCGAGCTGGTACGTCCTTTTGCCGGCAAGCCGACGCTCTATCCCATCCCAGAGCTGGTCGAGCTGTTCTTTGAACAAGGGGTCGAGGTTCACAGCGCAATGGATGCGATGCTCGCGAGCAGGCGCCTTAACCCGCCAGCGTCCGCCTCGGCCGACGAGCTGCGCACGTTTTTGGTCGGCGCCGTCCAGCTCTGCGGCCGCGCATTGCGCGCCCTGCGGTTTCTTCATAGCTATACGCTCGTGGTGGCGCATCAAGGCATCGCCGAGGAATGGATGGGCGTTCGCCGCCCAATTCGCCTCGAAGCCTCGGTCGCCGGCACGCTTGAGGCGGAGGTCTCGCTGATTGGGATTAACGGCGGTTTTGTCTGCAACCTCGACCCCGTCGCCGGCTGCGCCGCCCCCAGCCCCGGTGCGCCGCGTGAGCTTTTTTGGCTGGCGGGTGGCATCCATGGCAGCGCCCGCCTGCTCGCGCTGCCGGGCGCGCTTGAGCTGCGGCGCGATGATGTGTGGCGACAACATCAGCTAAACGCCGAGTCTGAGGCGCACAATCCGATCCACGCGGCAGATGCCGTGCCCTATCTCGGGTTGCAAACGTTTACCGCCGATCAGGCGCATCTGTATTTCGGCCGCGAGGCCGAGGTCATTGGGTTCATCAATCGCTTGCGCGGGCGGCGATGGATCGCGGTTGTTGGTCCGTCAGGATCGGGCAAGAGTTCGTTTATCCAGGCCGGTGTCATGCCCAACCTAAGCGAGGCGGGGGACGTGGTCGTGATGCGCCCAGGTCCTCAGCCGCTGCAAGTCCTGTCGCATGCCCTCGCGCAAGTAGGCGTCGACATCGCGGCGAAGGCCATGGACGAAGCGCCGAGCGCGCTGCTCAGCGCACTGCGCAAGCGCGCCAGCACGCGGCCGTTGTTGCTCATTGTCGATCAATTCGAAGAGCTCGTGACACAATGTTTGGACGACGCACATCGTGTCGCCTTTGCCAAAGCCATCGTCGCGATCAGCGAAGATGACGCCTCAGGCGGCACGGTCATCGTCACGTTGCGCGATGACTTCTTGTTGCGGGTGGCGCAGATTTCAACCTTGCGCGACCGGCTGGCAACGAGCCTTCATCTGGTGACCACCCCGAGCGCAGACGACCTGCGACGGATTCTCACCGAGCCGGCGCGTCGCTTTGGCTACGCATTTGAGGACGAAGAACTCGTCGCCGAGATTGCTCGCGATGTTGAGCAGCAATCCGCGGCGTTGGCGTTGCTCTCATTCACCGCCTCGCAGCTGTGGCAATTTCGCGACAAACACTTCCACCGGTTGACGCGCGCCGCTTACCAGGCACTTGGTGGCGTCGGGGGCGCCTTGGCGCACCACGCCGAATCGGTCATGGCCTCCCTCAATGCCGACGAGGCTCGCGTCGTGCGCGAGGTATTTCGCCACTTGGTCACCGCCGCTGGCACGCGTGCCAGCCTCAGTCGCTCCGAGCTGCTCGACGTCACCGGCGGCGGCGAGGCGGCGGAGCGCGTGATCGAATCGCTGATCGCGGCGCGCTTGCTAGTTGCGCAAGAGGATGGTGCGGAACGCGAGCGCATCGAGGTGATTCACGAGGCCCTGTTGGCGGCGTGGCCGCGCTTGGTCGCTTGGCGCCATGAGGACGCCGAGAGCGCACGCCTGCGCGATCAATTGCGCGTCGCCGCAAAGCAGTGGCAGGAACGTGGCCGAAATCGAAGCCTGCTGTGGCGCGGCGACGCCCTCACGGAATATCGCCTGTGGCGCGCGCGTTACCCTGGACAGGTTACGCAAATCGAGCAGCAGTTTGCCAATGAGAGCCTCGCCGACGCCGCCCGGGTCGCGCGGATACGCCGAGCGTTGCTGGCGACGTTGCTGATTGCGATGACGATCACCACGATCGTGTTCGCGCGTTTGCGCTCGACGGCCGAGACTAACCGCGCTCGCGTGAGCCGGGGCCTTACCCAAAATTACGTCGAGCAAGGCCGGCGCGCCGCCCTCGCGGGCGACGTGGCCTCTTCTCTCTTGTTTTTTGGCGCGGCGCGCCTCCGCAACTCACCCGACGCTGGCCTAGCCTATATGCTGACGCGCGCCACTGACTCGTTACGAGCCGAGGTGACAACGCTTGACGGCGGCGCCGCCAAGATCTTCGCTATTCGCTACTCACCCGACAGTACCAGCCTGCTCACCGCGAGCGGTGATGGGACAATTCGCATCGTCGACGCCGCGACGCACCAGTTGCGGAGCCAATTGGGAACGCCCCAGGAGGCGGGCCGCATCGTCGCCACATGGATCGACAATGACCGCATTATAGTTGGCAGCCGCGATGGCACGCTCAGGCTGTGGGATGTCGCTAACCGTGAGGTCGTAGCGTCAGATACGAGCCACAAAGAAGAGTTGTTTGAGATCCAGTGGAATCCATTGTCGCGCAGCGCCATCACGATCTCACAAGACAAGACGGTGCGGCGGTGGCAACCTGACAGCAGCTCCTCGACCCTGCTCTACCACGACCCCACGAAGTCGGATATTCCTGTCGCAGTGGCCGTCTCGCCCACCACGGGGTTGTGCGCGATTGGGTTTGCATCGGTAGCGGCTGATCGCGGAGAGGTCATGTTGGTGCCCTTGGTAGGACCGACGCGCCGCCTTGCCGGCCGTCATGGTGCGGTTCAAACCATGGCCTTCAATCAACTGGGTACACGACTCGCCACGGCAGATATGGATGGTGTGGTCACGGTCTTGGACCCGCAGACGCTGACGATTGTCGAAATCCTGACCGGCCACGATGGAAGCGTTGGCAGCTTGGCATTTAGCAGAGACAGCACGAGGCTATTAAGTGGTTCTGTCGACCAGACGATCCGCAGCTGGGAGTTGGGGCGCAACAACGTGCAGGTCCTGCGCGGCCACGTCGCCTCCGTCTCCTACGTGCGCTTCTCTAGCGACGATAGCTACTTCGTTTCAAGCGATGACGGTGGCGCAATCCGCGTGTGGGAGACCGCGCGGGGGCTACTCGTGGCAACGCAACTGCACGGCGGCCTCATCACGGATGCCGCAATGTCACCGCTCACAGCGCAATACGCCACTGCGTCTAGCCTGGGCACCGTAAAATTTTGGCGGCTCGAGGCGGCAGACCTGCTACGAACCGTGCCCCCTGCCGCCAACTCGGACGACAACGAACAGCGTCCTGAAATTTCGACGGCCGGTGTGCTCTATCGAGCCATTGATGACGGCGTGATGGCGTGGAACCTGGCAACCGGCGCCGTCGCAAGCATCGACACCGATGCCAATGCCCCGGGGCGAATTGCCTTGCTCGACGGCGGGCAAACGCTGGTGCATTGGTCACCAACTGGCGTTGCCTCGCTCTTTGCCACCGCCGACCTCTCCAAGCGAAAGGATATTGCAGAGCGTTTAGGCGCGGTTACGTTGCTGAAAAGTTCACCGCAAGGTGATCGGTTCGTAGTTGGAACCGCCGACGGCACGCTGCGATGGTACGGCGCCGCGGGCACGCTGCTGGCGACGAGCCGCACTGGGGGCGCGCCGATGGACGGCGGCTGGTCAGCCGATGGCTCCCGGTTGCTGATTTCAAGTGGCAAGACCGCAGCGCTTACGGTCGTTCTTTATGATGCTGTCAGCCACGCGCCAATCACAACGCTGCCCGAGCTGTGGCGCGTCGCTAAACTCGCGCCCAATGGTGCCTTTATCATCGCCATTAAGCGGGGCGATCCAACCGCAACGCTTTGGGGCAGCGACGGCACGCTGCGGCACTCGATGCGGCAAACCGAACGCGTCGAGCAAATCGCGATTACCCCGCAAAGCGACAAGGTCATCTTCGGCTTGCTCGATGGCAATGCGGCGGTATGGGGCGTTAATTCGGGCAATCTAATCCGCGTCTTGGGCGGTCACGGTACGCGCGTTGCCGACACCATCATCACCCCCGATGGCGCGCGCGCCTACTGCTTAAATGACCGAGGCGAGGTAAGAGCCTGGGAACTCACGACGTACAAGCAGATCGCGCTATTGAGTGTCGATCGGTCCAGCATATGGCTGATCCCAAGCCCGCTTGAAGATTATCTAGTGACGCTCAATGCCGATCAGCGCCTAGACCGGCACTGGCTCCGGTTGCGACCGGCCAGCGAAATTACATCGGCCTTCGTCGAGCACGCGGTATGTAAGCTGCCAGCCGCGGTGCGCGAGGGCCTCGACTTGGGCGAGGAAAATCCGCTGCGCAATGCCTGTGGGGCCGTACCGTCGACGTCAACCCCACCCAGCACGAGCGCCGCATCAAACTAG
- a CDS encoding trypsin-like peptidase domain-containing protein produces the protein MGLSRETNFSSMAASAVASKALGVSRWRVAFMCGVLSLVASVSGCARPHGATTLSVKQVAVRTKPGIVRVEAGGDRVGSGFVVDARGLIVTNLHVVAGTAEIKIRMASGQELRVVQIAAVDPQRDLVLLRVSPPDEIPALRLGDSSKVEAGDPVISIGNPLGVFDYTISDGLISSVRVLSPQLTVLQISAPISQGSSGGPIFNSYGEVIGISTAIVNGGQNINFALPSNYVRPLLEEKRGMTLAAFAHVSRRSEVKDRTELATAKVVRAIPRVEAEVFAGCSARDVEQLKVSLLGSIASGSPLYNDGNHEACYRIYEGTALLAERALPCEGARDVLTRGLARAATLDSFAAKAWALRDTIDGMLAALERLAPSGV, from the coding sequence ATGGGCCTATCGCGCGAAACCAACTTCTCTTCCATGGCCGCCTCGGCGGTGGCATCGAAGGCACTTGGTGTTTCGCGCTGGCGGGTTGCGTTTATGTGCGGCGTCTTGTCGCTCGTTGCTTCAGTAAGTGGCTGCGCGCGGCCGCATGGCGCGACCACGCTGAGCGTCAAACAGGTCGCCGTGCGCACCAAGCCTGGGATTGTTCGCGTCGAGGCAGGTGGCGATCGCGTGGGGTCGGGGTTTGTGGTCGATGCGCGCGGCCTGATAGTTACGAATTTGCATGTTGTTGCGGGCACCGCGGAGATCAAGATTCGCATGGCGAGCGGGCAGGAGCTGCGCGTCGTGCAGATTGCAGCCGTGGATCCGCAACGCGACCTCGTCCTCTTGCGCGTCAGCCCGCCAGATGAAATCCCTGCGCTGCGCCTCGGCGATAGCAGCAAGGTCGAGGCCGGCGACCCGGTGATCTCAATCGGCAATCCGCTCGGCGTATTTGATTATACGATTTCGGACGGGTTGATTAGCTCGGTGCGAGTGCTCAGCCCGCAACTTACCGTGCTGCAGATATCGGCGCCAATTTCGCAGGGCTCCAGCGGCGGCCCGATCTTTAATAGCTATGGCGAGGTAATTGGCATCTCGACCGCGATCGTAAACGGCGGGCAGAATATCAACTTTGCGCTGCCTTCGAACTATGTGCGGCCGCTGCTCGAGGAAAAGCGCGGCATGACGCTGGCGGCGTTTGCGCATGTGTCGCGGCGCTCAGAGGTGAAAGATCGCACCGAGCTGGCCACCGCCAAGGTGGTGCGGGCGATCCCGCGTGTAGAGGCCGAGGTGTTTGCCGGTTGCTCGGCGCGCGATGTCGAACAGTTGAAAGTTTCGCTCCTGGGTTCGATCGCCAGCGGCAGCCCGCTCTACAACGATGGCAATCACGAGGCATGCTACCGCATCTACGAAGGCACGGCCTTGCTGGCCGAGCGCGCGCTGCCGTGTGAGGGCGCGCGGGACGTGCTAACGCGAGGGCTTGCGCGGGCGGCGACGCTCGATAGCTTCGCGGCCAAGGCGTGGGCGCTGCGCGACACCATTGACGGCATGTTGGCGGCGCTTGAGCGGCTGGCGCCGAGCGGCGTTTAG
- a CDS encoding tryptophan-rich sensory protein, whose translation MSTRTLAMLNVAAVAIMLVANGLANGLPINGLTTGDVSALYPNLLVPAGFTFAIWGVIYLLVLGFVAYQFLGGAPAQQTVATIGPWLVVNALANAAWIAAWHYLQIEASVAIMLVIFASLAMIYVRLGANKTPAASAAYLCVTLPFSVYFAWISLALVLNLTALLVSLRWDGAPLTAEAWGTALLIIIANLTAFLVLTRRDLAWGAVTLWALLGIYSRLRHVPDVSIMTVTLWVAFGSVAIAMVLRLWLNARPTRSAQPLASPAP comes from the coding sequence ATGTCCACCCGCACGCTCGCCATGCTCAACGTCGCCGCTGTCGCGATCATGCTCGTTGCCAACGGGCTGGCAAACGGCCTGCCTATCAATGGCCTCACCACCGGCGACGTCTCGGCGCTCTATCCCAACTTGCTGGTGCCGGCGGGGTTCACCTTCGCGATTTGGGGCGTCATCTATTTGCTGGTGCTGGGATTTGTTGCGTATCAGTTTCTCGGCGGCGCCCCCGCGCAGCAGACCGTTGCGACCATCGGGCCTTGGCTGGTGGTCAACGCACTGGCGAATGCCGCCTGGATCGCCGCCTGGCACTATTTACAAATTGAGGCGTCGGTTGCCATCATGCTGGTGATCTTCGCGTCGCTAGCGATGATCTACGTGCGCCTCGGCGCCAACAAGACGCCCGCCGCAAGCGCTGCCTACCTCTGCGTTACCCTGCCGTTCTCCGTGTACTTTGCGTGGATTTCGCTCGCACTCGTACTCAACCTCACCGCGCTGCTGGTGAGCTTGCGATGGGACGGCGCGCCGCTTACCGCGGAGGCCTGGGGCACGGCACTGCTCATCATCATCGCCAACCTCACCGCCTTCCTCGTGCTTACGCGGCGCGACCTCGCCTGGGGCGCCGTCACCTTGTGGGCGTTGCTTGGCATCTATAGCCGCCTGCGGCACGTGCCCGACGTGAGCATCATGACGGTCACGCTGTGGGTCGCCTTCGGATCCGTAGCGATCGCGATGGTGCTGCGCCTTTGGCTTAATGCGCGCCCGACGCGATCGGCGCAACCGCTTGCATCGCCAGCGCCCTAA
- a CDS encoding malonic semialdehyde reductase, with the protein MPVLSTQAHETLFTAARTHQGWTDEAIPEATLHQLYDLMKWGPTEANTTPGRFVFVTSPEAKAKLSPCMAAGNRAKTDAAPVTVLFAYDAAFFEFSPRLMPAIKGLRELYAGNATLAESVARRSASLQAAYFMLAARSLGLDCGPMAGFDIDKVNEAFFAGTTWRINFVCNLGHGDPSKLYPRGPRLDFTEACKIL; encoded by the coding sequence ATGCCCGTACTATCGACGCAAGCCCACGAAACTCTGTTTACCGCGGCACGCACGCATCAGGGCTGGACCGACGAAGCCATCCCAGAGGCGACGCTGCACCAGCTCTACGACCTCATGAAATGGGGCCCGACCGAAGCCAACACCACGCCCGGCCGCTTTGTATTTGTGACCTCACCCGAGGCAAAGGCCAAGCTGTCGCCGTGCATGGCCGCGGGCAATCGCGCCAAGACCGACGCCGCACCAGTTACCGTGCTGTTTGCCTACGACGCCGCGTTTTTCGAATTCTCGCCGCGGCTCATGCCCGCCATCAAAGGCCTGCGTGAGCTCTATGCCGGTAACGCCACGCTGGCTGAGAGCGTCGCGCGTCGCAGCGCCAGCCTGCAGGCCGCCTACTTCATGCTTGCGGCGCGCAGCCTGGGCCTAGATTGCGGCCCCATGGCCGGCTTTGACATCGACAAGGTCAACGAGGCCTTCTTCGCCGGCACCACGTGGCGCATCAACTTCGTCTGCAACCTCGGCCATGGCGACCCCTCCAAACTCTACCCACGCGGGCCGCGCCTTGACTTCACCGAAGCCTGCAAAATCCTCTAA
- a CDS encoding biopolymer transporter ExbD: MGASLGASGGKGSVDIELNIIPFIDLMSVLASFLLATAVWVDNSQLDIKPRGKNRESQPIEQIEDRQTLSILIQSDRIWIGVTGGDFQTVDKGGGGDFDWDDFEAKLKAHKESVYFSDRTDLEIAAESTDTAKVSYQDLIAAMDRAKAVGFIDPGISDPAGLSVRPQL; this comes from the coding sequence ATGGGCGCATCATTAGGAGCATCAGGCGGCAAAGGGAGCGTTGACATTGAGCTCAACATCATTCCCTTTATCGACTTGATGAGTGTTCTCGCATCGTTCCTGCTCGCGACCGCCGTCTGGGTGGACAACTCCCAGCTCGACATCAAGCCGCGCGGCAAGAACCGCGAATCGCAACCCATCGAGCAAATTGAAGATCGCCAAACGCTTTCGATTCTGATCCAGTCCGATCGAATCTGGATTGGCGTCACCGGCGGCGATTTTCAAACCGTCGACAAGGGCGGCGGCGGCGACTTTGACTGGGACGACTTCGAAGCCAAGCTCAAGGCGCATAAGGAGTCGGTGTATTTCTCCGATCGCACTGACCTCGAGATTGCCGCCGAGAGCACCGATACGGCCAAGGTTTCCTACCAAGATCTCATCGCCGCCATGGACCGCGCCAAAGCCGTTGGCTTCATCGATCCCGGCATCTCCGACCCCGCGGGCCTCTCGGTCCGGCCACAACTTTAA